One Pseudomonas brassicacearum genomic region harbors:
- a CDS encoding YbaB/EbfC family nucleoid-associated protein produces MMKGGMAGLMKQAQQMQEKMAKMQEELANAEVTGKSGGDMVTVVMTGRHDVKRVSIDPSVVEGLSEDDKEMLEALFAAAVNDAVRKIEANSQDKMSGMTAGMQLPPGMKLPF; encoded by the coding sequence ATGATGAAAGGTGGCATGGCCGGCCTGATGAAGCAGGCGCAGCAGATGCAGGAAAAAATGGCCAAGATGCAGGAAGAACTGGCCAACGCCGAAGTCACCGGCAAGTCCGGTGGCGACATGGTGACGGTGGTCATGACCGGCCGCCACGACGTCAAGCGCGTCAGCATCGATCCGAGCGTGGTCGAAGGCTTGAGCGAAGACGACAAGGAAATGCTTGAAGCCCTGTTCGCCGCTGCGGTCAACGATGCCGTCCGCAAAATCGAAGCCAACAGCCAGGACAAGATGTCTGGCATGACCGCCGGCATGCAACTGCCACCGGGCATGAAACTGCCGTTCTGA